The Mycobacterium seoulense genome has a window encoding:
- the glf gene encoding UDP-galactopyranose mutase has translation MTARFDLLVVGSGFFGLTIAERVATQLGKRVLVVERRPHIGGNAYSEAEPQTGIEVHKYGAHLFHTSNKRVWDYVRQFTDFTDYRHRVFAMHDGQAYQFPMGLGLVSQFFGRYFTPDEARRLIAEQAAEIKPEDAQNLEEKAISLIGRPLYEAFVKGYTAKQWQTDPKELPASNITRLPVRYTFDNRYFSDTYEGLPVDGYTAWLQNMAADDRIEVRLNTDWFDVRDQLRADSPEAPVVYTGPLDRYFDYAEGRLGWRTLDFEVEVLPIGDFQGTPVMNYNDIDVPYTRIHEFRHFHLERDYPTDKTVIMREFSRFAEDDDEPYYPINTEADRALLAAYRARAKAETASSRVLFGGRLGTYQYLDMHMAIASALNMYDNTLAPHLRDGKALVEEGAGGSAPGTMQSEARGRSGA, from the coding sequence ATGACCGCTCGCTTCGACCTCCTCGTCGTCGGCTCCGGATTTTTCGGCCTGACCATTGCCGAGCGCGTTGCTACCCAACTCGGGAAGCGCGTGCTCGTGGTGGAACGTCGCCCGCACATCGGTGGCAACGCCTATTCGGAGGCCGAGCCGCAGACCGGCATCGAGGTCCACAAATACGGCGCCCACCTGTTCCACACCTCCAACAAGAGGGTCTGGGACTACGTGCGGCAGTTCACCGACTTCACCGACTACCGGCACCGGGTGTTCGCCATGCACGACGGGCAGGCCTACCAGTTCCCGATGGGCCTGGGCCTGGTGTCGCAGTTCTTCGGCAGATACTTCACCCCGGACGAGGCCCGCCGGCTGATCGCCGAGCAGGCCGCCGAGATCAAACCCGAGGACGCGCAGAACCTCGAGGAGAAGGCGATCTCGCTGATCGGCCGGCCGCTGTATGAGGCGTTCGTCAAGGGTTACACCGCCAAGCAGTGGCAGACCGACCCCAAGGAACTGCCGGCCTCCAACATCACCCGGCTGCCGGTGCGCTACACCTTCGACAACCGGTACTTCAGCGACACCTACGAGGGCCTGCCGGTCGACGGGTACACCGCGTGGCTGCAGAACATGGCCGCCGACGACCGCATCGAGGTCAGGCTGAACACGGACTGGTTCGACGTCCGCGACCAGCTGCGCGCCGACAGCCCCGAGGCGCCGGTGGTCTATACCGGCCCGCTGGACCGTTACTTCGACTACGCCGAGGGCCGGCTTGGCTGGCGCACACTGGATTTCGAGGTGGAGGTGCTGCCGATCGGGGACTTCCAGGGCACGCCGGTGATGAACTACAACGATATCGACGTCCCCTACACCCGCATCCACGAGTTCCGCCACTTCCACCTCGAGCGTGACTACCCGACCGACAAGACGGTGATCATGCGGGAGTTCTCGCGGTTCGCCGAAGACGACGACGAGCCTTACTATCCGATCAACACCGAGGCCGACCGTGCCCTGCTCGCCGCCTACCGAGCGCGGGCGAAGGCCGAAACCGCCTCCTCGAGAGTGCTTTTCGGTGGCCGGCTGGGCACCTACCAATATCTGGACATGCACATGGCGATTGCCAGCGCACTGAACATGTACGACAACACGCTCGCGCCGCACCTGCGCGACGGCAAGGCTCTTGTGGAGGAAGGCGCGGGGGGAAGCGCGCCGGGAACGATGCAAAGCGAAGCGAGGGGGAGGAGCGGCGCCTGA
- a CDS encoding glycosyltransferase has protein sequence MTAVSLLSRIILPRPGEPLDVRKLYLEESTTNARRAHATSRTSLEIGKESEVSFATYFNAFPASYWRRWSICTSVVLRVELTGTGRVDVYRTKATGVRISVEGRQFVGTDDQPAVVEIEVPLKPFEDGGWIWFDVTTDTAVRLVSGGWYATEPAPGTANIAVGIPTFNRPADCVNALADLTADPLVDEVIGAVIVPDQGVRKVRDHPDFAAAAAGLGNRLSIHDQPNLGGSGGYSRVMYEALKNTDCQQILFMDDDIRIEPDSILRVLALHRFAKAPMLIGGQMLNLQEPSHLHIMGEVVNQANFMWTAAPHAEYDHDFAEFPLNDKNSRSALLHRRIDVDFNGWWTCMIPRQVAEELGQPLPLFIKWDDAEYGLRAGEHGYPTVTLPGAAIWHMAWSDKDDAIDWQAYFHLRNRLVVAAMHWDGDVTGLVRSHLKATLKHLACLEYSTVAIQNRAIDDFLAGPEHIFSILESALPEVHRLRKEYPDAVVLPAASELPAPANKTRAMKPPVNPLSIGYRLARGIAHNATKADPEAHRRPEFNVPTQDARWFRLCTVDGVTVTTADGCGVVYRQRDRRKMFQLLFASLRRQRRLASRFDEMRKTYRDALPVLSSKQKWETALLPAHAEREHA, from the coding sequence ATGACTGCTGTAAGCCTGCTTTCCAGGATCATCCTGCCGCGTCCGGGCGAGCCACTCGACGTGCGCAAGCTGTACCTGGAGGAATCGACCACCAACGCCCGGCGGGCACACGCGACCAGCCGCACCTCGCTGGAGATCGGCAAAGAGTCCGAGGTGTCGTTCGCCACGTACTTCAACGCCTTCCCGGCCAGCTATTGGCGCCGCTGGTCGATCTGCACGTCGGTGGTGCTGCGGGTCGAGCTGACCGGAACCGGCCGCGTCGACGTGTACCGGACGAAGGCCACCGGGGTGCGCATCTCCGTGGAGGGCCGCCAGTTCGTCGGCACCGACGATCAGCCGGCCGTCGTCGAGATCGAGGTGCCGCTCAAGCCGTTCGAGGACGGCGGCTGGATCTGGTTCGACGTCACCACCGACACCGCCGTCAGGCTGGTCAGCGGCGGCTGGTATGCGACCGAGCCGGCGCCGGGCACGGCCAACATCGCCGTCGGCATCCCCACGTTCAATCGGCCCGCTGACTGCGTCAACGCGCTGGCCGACCTCACCGCGGACCCGTTGGTGGACGAGGTGATCGGTGCGGTGATCGTCCCGGACCAGGGCGTCCGAAAGGTGCGCGATCACCCGGACTTCGCGGCGGCGGCCGCGGGTCTGGGCAACCGGCTGTCCATCCACGACCAGCCCAACCTCGGCGGTTCCGGCGGTTACAGCCGGGTGATGTACGAAGCGCTGAAAAACACGGACTGCCAACAGATCCTGTTCATGGACGACGACATCCGCATCGAGCCCGATTCGATCCTGCGGGTGCTGGCGCTGCACCGCTTCGCCAAGGCGCCGATGCTCATCGGTGGTCAGATGCTCAACCTGCAGGAGCCGTCGCACCTGCACATCATGGGCGAGGTCGTCAACCAGGCGAACTTCATGTGGACCGCGGCACCGCACGCCGAGTACGACCACGACTTCGCCGAATTCCCGTTGAACGACAAGAACTCTCGGAGCGCACTGCTGCACCGGCGCATCGACGTCGACTTCAACGGCTGGTGGACGTGCATGATCCCGCGGCAGGTCGCCGAGGAGCTGGGCCAGCCGCTTCCGCTGTTCATCAAGTGGGACGACGCCGAATACGGTCTGCGCGCCGGCGAGCACGGGTATCCGACCGTGACGCTGCCCGGCGCGGCGATCTGGCACATGGCCTGGAGCGACAAGGACGACGCCATCGACTGGCAGGCCTACTTCCACCTGCGTAACCGGCTGGTGGTCGCCGCGATGCACTGGGACGGCGATGTCACCGGACTGGTTCGCAGCCACCTCAAGGCGACGCTGAAACACCTTGCCTGCCTTGAGTATTCGACGGTGGCGATCCAAAACAGGGCCATCGACGACTTTCTGGCCGGCCCCGAGCACATCTTCTCGATCCTGGAATCGGCGCTGCCCGAAGTGCATCGGCTGCGCAAGGAATACCCGGACGCGGTGGTGCTGCCTGCGGCCAGCGAGCTGCCGGCGCCGGCGAACAAGACCAGGGCGATGAAGCCACCGGTGAACCCGCTGTCGATCGGTTACCGGCTGGCCCGCGGCATCGCGCACAACGCGACCAAGGCCGACCCCGAAGCTCACCGGCGCCCGGAATTCAACGTGCCGACCCAGGACGCTCGGTGGTTCCGGCTGTGCACGGTCGACGGTGTCACCGTGACGACGGCCGACGGGTGCGGGGTGGTCTACCGGCAACGCGATCGGCGCAAGATGTTCCAGCTGCTGTTCGCCTCGCTGCGCCGGCAGCGCCGCCTGGCGAGCCGGTTCGACGAGATGCGCAAGACCTACCGTGACGCGTTGCCGGTGCTGTCCAGCAAGCAGAAGTGGGAGACGGCGCTGCTACCCGCGCACGCCGAGCGCGAGCATGCCTGA
- a CDS encoding LGFP repeat-containing protein: MSPSRGPTTLLTAIAATVVIVSWVADTTRERGTAGPPPAHDTQLAEQPLIGLGGGVTVRDISQDTPFSLVALTGDLAGTSTRVRAKRPDGSWGPWYQTEYETAAPDGATAAGSLEGPRGTDPVFVGTTTTVQIAVTRPMDAPVTQPPAAPATETGLGYKPASREQPFGQNISAILISPPQAPAKAQWTPPSGVLMPGQAPAIISRAEWGADESLRCGSPQYDNGVRAAVVHHTAGSNDYSPLESAGIVKAIYTYHSKTLGWCDIAYNALVDKYGQVFEGSAGGLTKAVEAFHTGGFNRNTWGVAMIGNFDDVPPTPIQLRTLGRLLGWRLGLDGVDPKGTVALESAGSHYTTFPAGSIATLPTIFTHRDVGNTDCPGNAAYALMDEVRDVASHFNDPPEELIKALQGGAIYDHWQAMGGMNSVLGAPTSPEDNAEGDARYVTFARGAMYWSPDTGAQPVTGAIYDAWASLSYERGPLGLPTSAEIQEPLQITQNFQHGTLNYERLTGNITEVAEGITTPLSTQSPSGPTVPPEHFSLPAHPSAT, from the coding sequence GTGTCTCCTAGTCGTGGGCCGACGACGCTGCTCACCGCCATCGCCGCGACTGTCGTCATCGTCTCCTGGGTGGCCGACACGACGCGCGAGCGCGGCACCGCCGGCCCGCCGCCCGCCCACGACACCCAACTGGCCGAGCAGCCGCTGATCGGGCTGGGCGGTGGCGTGACCGTTCGCGACATCAGCCAGGACACCCCGTTTTCGCTCGTCGCGCTCACCGGCGACCTGGCCGGCACCTCGACCCGGGTGCGGGCGAAGCGGCCCGACGGTTCGTGGGGGCCCTGGTATCAGACCGAGTACGAGACCGCGGCGCCCGACGGAGCGACGGCGGCCGGGTCGCTCGAGGGACCGCGGGGCACCGACCCGGTGTTCGTCGGCACCACCACGACGGTCCAGATCGCGGTCACCCGTCCGATGGATGCGCCGGTGACCCAACCGCCCGCCGCACCCGCCACCGAGACCGGCCTCGGCTACAAGCCGGCGTCCCGGGAACAACCCTTCGGGCAGAACATCTCCGCCATCCTCATCTCTCCGCCGCAGGCGCCGGCGAAAGCGCAGTGGACGCCGCCGTCCGGCGTCCTGATGCCCGGTCAGGCCCCCGCCATCATCAGCCGGGCGGAATGGGGTGCCGACGAGTCGCTGCGATGCGGTAGTCCGCAGTACGACAACGGCGTTCGCGCCGCCGTCGTGCACCACACGGCGGGCAGCAACGACTATTCGCCGCTGGAATCGGCCGGGATCGTCAAGGCCATCTACACCTATCACAGCAAGACGCTGGGCTGGTGCGACATCGCATACAACGCCCTCGTCGACAAGTACGGTCAGGTGTTCGAGGGCAGCGCCGGGGGACTCACCAAGGCGGTCGAGGCCTTCCACACCGGCGGGTTCAACCGCAACACCTGGGGGGTGGCGATGATCGGCAACTTCGACGACGTGCCGCCGACGCCCATCCAGCTGCGCACCCTGGGCCGGCTGCTCGGCTGGCGGCTCGGCCTCGACGGCGTCGACCCCAAGGGCACGGTGGCGCTGGAGTCGGCGGGGAGCCACTACACCACGTTCCCGGCCGGTTCCATCGCGACGCTGCCGACGATCTTCACCCACCGCGACGTCGGCAACACCGATTGCCCGGGCAACGCGGCCTACGCACTCATGGACGAAGTGCGCGACGTCGCTTCGCATTTCAACGATCCGCCGGAGGAATTGATCAAGGCCCTGCAGGGCGGCGCGATCTACGACCACTGGCAGGCGATGGGCGGCATGAACAGCGTGCTCGGCGCGCCGACCTCCCCGGAGGACAACGCGGAAGGTGACGCGCGGTACGTCACGTTCGCCAGGGGCGCGATGTACTGGTCGCCCGACACCGGCGCCCAACCCGTCACCGGCGCGATCTACGACGCGTGGGCGTCGCTGAGCTACGAACGCGGACCACTCGGCCTGCCGACCAGCGCGGAAATCCAAGAGCCGCTACAGATTACGCAGAACTTCCAGCACGGGACGCTGAACTACGAGCGGCTCACCGGAAACATCACCGAGGTCGCCGAGGGAATCACGACTCCGCTTTCGACCCAATCACCCAGCGGCCCGACCGTCCCGCCCGAACATTTCTCGCTCCCCGCGCACCCGTCGGCCACCTAG
- a CDS encoding decaprenyl-phosphate phosphoribosyltransferase: MSEDVVTGPPGNVVVGVIKAIRPRQWVKNVLVLAAPLAALGGPLHYHYRDVLDKAYPAMGAFVVFCLAASSIYLVNDARDVEADREHPTKRFRPIAAGVVPEWLAYALAALLGIASLVIGWWITPNLALVIAVYLAMQLGYCYGLKHQAVMDICIVSSAYLLRAIAGGAATDIRLTQWFLLVMAFGSLFMVAGKRYAELQLAERTGAKIRKALENYTSTYLRFVWTLSATALVVCYGLWAFDREHGAAGWFVVSMVPFTIAILRYAVDVDGGLAGEPEDIALRDRVLQLLAVAWIATVGAAVAFG; this comes from the coding sequence ATGAGTGAGGACGTGGTGACGGGGCCCCCGGGCAACGTGGTGGTCGGGGTAATCAAGGCGATCCGCCCGCGGCAGTGGGTGAAGAACGTCCTGGTGCTGGCCGCGCCGCTGGCCGCCTTGGGCGGCCCCTTGCACTACCACTACCGCGACGTGCTGGACAAGGCTTACCCGGCCATGGGCGCATTCGTGGTGTTCTGTCTCGCCGCCTCGTCGATCTACCTGGTCAATGACGCGCGCGACGTCGAGGCCGACCGCGAGCACCCCACCAAGAGGTTCCGCCCGATCGCTGCGGGCGTGGTGCCGGAGTGGCTGGCCTACGCGCTGGCGGCGCTGCTCGGGATCGCCTCGCTGGTCATCGGCTGGTGGATCACACCGAATCTCGCGCTGGTAATCGCCGTCTACCTCGCGATGCAACTCGGCTACTGCTATGGCCTCAAACACCAAGCGGTGATGGACATCTGCATCGTGTCGTCGGCCTATCTGCTGCGGGCCATCGCCGGGGGCGCGGCCACCGACATCCGCCTGACCCAGTGGTTCCTGCTGGTGATGGCGTTCGGGTCGCTGTTCATGGTGGCCGGCAAGCGGTACGCCGAGCTGCAGCTGGCCGAGCGCACCGGGGCCAAGATCCGCAAGGCGCTGGAGAACTACACGAGCACCTACCTGCGGTTCGTCTGGACCTTGTCGGCGACGGCGCTGGTGGTCTGCTACGGGCTGTGGGCCTTCGACCGGGAACACGGCGCGGCGGGCTGGTTCGTGGTCTCGATGGTCCCGTTCACCATCGCTATCCTGCGCTACGCGGTCGACGTGGACGGCGGGTTGGCCGGAGAGCCCGAGGACATCGCGTTGCGGGACCGGGTGTTGCAGCTGCTGGCGGTGGCGTGGATCGCGACAGTTGGAGCCGCCGTTGCCTTCGGCTAG
- a CDS encoding lysophospholipid acyltransferase family protein — protein MPEGFYRLCEWIVPPMVAMQGTTFTYRGLENIPDRGAALLAQNHTSYLDWLPTLLAVRERRRRAYFMIKAEMADVKAVNYVINHARLIPVDRRTGHDALEVAVQRLRQGELIGMHPEATISRSFELREFKTGAARMALDAQVPIVPVIVWGAHRIWPKDHPKKVWRNKVPITVAAGPPLPPHGTPEQLNATLREAMNTLLYRVQEEYPHPEGEFWVPRRLGGAAPTQDDSRAIRLSELQARMQKYGTDGVTRPGQNQSGVH, from the coding sequence ATGCCCGAGGGGTTTTACCGGCTGTGCGAGTGGATCGTCCCGCCGATGGTCGCGATGCAGGGGACGACGTTCACCTATCGCGGCCTGGAGAACATTCCCGACCGCGGCGCCGCCCTGCTGGCCCAGAACCACACCAGCTACCTGGACTGGCTGCCGACGTTGCTCGCCGTGCGGGAACGGCGCCGGCGCGCCTACTTCATGATCAAGGCGGAAATGGCCGACGTGAAGGCGGTCAACTACGTCATCAACCATGCCCGGCTGATCCCCGTGGACCGCAGGACCGGGCACGACGCGCTCGAGGTGGCCGTGCAGCGCCTGCGGCAGGGCGAGCTCATCGGGATGCACCCCGAAGCCACGATCAGCCGTAGCTTCGAGCTCCGGGAGTTCAAGACCGGCGCGGCCCGGATGGCGCTGGACGCCCAGGTGCCGATCGTCCCGGTCATCGTCTGGGGCGCGCATCGGATCTGGCCGAAAGACCATCCCAAAAAGGTGTGGCGCAACAAGGTCCCGATCACCGTCGCGGCCGGGCCGCCGCTGCCGCCGCACGGCACGCCGGAGCAACTCAACGCGACGCTGCGCGAGGCGATGAACACGCTGCTGTACCGCGTGCAGGAGGAATACCCCCACCCCGAGGGGGAGTTCTGGGTGCCGCGGCGGCTGGGCGGCGCCGCGCCCACCCAGGACGATTCCCGGGCGATCCGGCTGTCGGAGCTGCAGGCGCGGATGCAGAAGTACGGCACCGACGGCGTGACGCGACCGGGACAGAACCAGAGCGGCGTCCATTGA
- a CDS encoding PirG, with protein MPNRRRRKLSTAMSAVAAVAVASPCAYFLVYESTAGSKPPEHHDFKQAAVMTDLPGELMGALSQGLSQFGINLPPVPALNGGAASTPGLTSPGLGTPGLGTPGLGTPGLTSPGLTSPSLTSPGLTSPGLTSPGLTSPGLTSPGLAPTTPGLTAPGALPTTPGAGVATPGAGLNPALSNPGLTSPAGIAPGLGTPAAQGEVPITAPASLDPGADGTYPILGDPSSFGNGSPIGGGTGLGGGSGTSSGGGGGLVNDVMQAANQLGAGQAIDLLKGLVMPAITQGMQHGAAGALPGAAGALPGAAGALPGAAAGALPGAAGALPGAAGALPGAAAGALPAAAGAAGALPAAAAAAPVLPPV; from the coding sequence GTGCCGAACCGACGCCGACGCAAGCTTTCGACAGCCATGAGCGCGGTCGCCGCTGTGGCAGTGGCGAGTCCTTGCGCATACTTCCTTGTCTACGAATCGACGGCCGGCAGCAAGCCGCCCGAGCACCACGACTTCAAGCAGGCGGCCGTGATGACCGACCTGCCGGGCGAGCTGATGGGCGCGCTGTCGCAGGGGCTGTCGCAGTTCGGCATCAACCTGCCCCCGGTGCCCGCGCTGAACGGGGGCGCGGCAAGCACTCCGGGCCTGACCAGCCCCGGCCTGGGCACCCCGGGCCTCGGGACGCCGGGCCTCGGGACGCCGGGCCTCACCAGCCCGGGCCTGACCAGCCCCAGTCTGACCAGCCCAGGTCTGACGAGCCCGGGCCTCACCAGCCCGGGCCTGACCAGCCCCGGCTTGACGAGCCCGGGTCTGGCGCCCACGACGCCGGGACTCACCGCGCCCGGCGCGCTGCCGACCACCCCGGGCGCCGGTGTGGCGACCCCGGGTGCGGGGCTGAACCCGGCGCTGTCCAACCCCGGGCTCACCAGCCCGGCCGGGATCGCGCCCGGACTGGGCACCCCGGCGGCCCAGGGTGAGGTGCCGATCACCGCTCCGGCGAGTCTGGACCCGGGTGCCGACGGCACCTATCCGATCCTCGGCGACCCGTCCTCCTTCGGTAACGGCTCACCGATCGGTGGCGGCACCGGCCTCGGCGGCGGCAGCGGTACCTCCAGCGGCGGCGGTGGCGGTCTGGTCAACGACGTCATGCAGGCCGCCAACCAGCTGGGCGCCGGTCAGGCCATCGACCTGCTCAAGGGCTTGGTGATGCCGGCGATCACGCAGGGCATGCAGCACGGCGCCGCGGGCGCGCTGCCGGGTGCCGCCGGTGCCCTGCCGGGCGCGGCCGGTGCCTTGCCGGGTGCCGCCGCGGGCGCTCTGCCCGGCGCGGCGGGTGCCCTGCCGGGCGCCGCGGGTGCCCTGCCGGGTGCCGCGGCGGGAGCCCTGCCGGCCGCCGCAGGCGCTGCCGGTGCGTTGCCGGCCGCCGCGGCTGCCGCGCCGGTCCTGCCCCCCGTCTAG
- a CDS encoding HAD family hydrolase: protein MTLPALIACDVDGTLFDDDETITPRTRDAVRAAVAAGATFVVATGRPPRWIRPVVDALGFAPIAVCANGAVVYDPAADRVLSARTLPVDTLAELAELATRVIPGAGLAVERIGERAHDTATPQFISSPGYEHAWLNPDNTEVSIEDLLSAPAIKLLIRKSGARSADMAAELAKHVGIEGDITYSTNNGLVEIVPLGISKATGVDEIARPLQITSGEVVAFGDMPNDLPMLRWAGHGVAMGNAHPEVQAAADEVTAPNNDDGVGRVLERWWL from the coding sequence ATGACCCTGCCGGCGCTCATAGCCTGCGACGTCGACGGCACCCTGTTCGACGACGACGAAACCATCACCCCGCGCACCCGCGATGCCGTGCGTGCCGCAGTCGCCGCGGGCGCGACATTCGTCGTGGCGACCGGCCGCCCGCCGCGGTGGATCCGCCCCGTCGTCGACGCGCTCGGCTTCGCGCCGATCGCGGTGTGCGCCAACGGTGCCGTCGTCTACGACCCGGCGGCCGACCGGGTGCTGTCGGCGCGCACGCTGCCCGTCGACACCCTGGCCGAGCTGGCGGAGCTCGCGACGCGCGTCATCCCCGGCGCCGGCCTGGCCGTCGAGCGAATCGGCGAGCGTGCCCACGACACGGCGACGCCGCAGTTCATCAGCTCACCCGGCTACGAGCACGCCTGGCTGAACCCGGACAACACCGAGGTGTCGATCGAGGACCTGCTCAGCGCGCCGGCGATCAAGCTGCTGATCCGCAAGAGCGGGGCCCGCAGCGCCGACATGGCCGCCGAACTGGCCAAGCATGTCGGCATCGAGGGCGATATCACCTACTCCACCAACAACGGCCTGGTGGAGATCGTGCCGCTGGGCATCAGCAAGGCCACCGGTGTGGACGAAATCGCCAGGCCCCTGCAGATCACGAGCGGGGAAGTGGTGGCCTTCGGCGACATGCCCAACGACCTGCCGATGCTGCGCTGGGCCGGTCATGGGGTGGCGATGGGCAACGCCCATCCCGAGGTGCAGGCCGCCGCCGACGAGGTCACCGCCCCCAACAACGACGACGGGGTGGGACGGGTACTGGAGCGCTGGTGGCTTTAG
- the aftB gene encoding terminal beta-(1->2)-arabinofuranosyltransferase, producing the protein MPSASSELQALKARMMRSRPVVRRLGWPVFPYTPMVRVSLWVSVWVVGVLFAWGAWQRRWIADDGLIVLRTVRNLLAGNGPVFNQGERVEANTSTAWTYLMYVGSWVGGPMRMEYVALALALTLSVVGVALLMLGAARLYAPSLRGRRAVMLPAGALVYVALPPARDFATSGLESGLTLAYLGLLWWMMVCWAQPVRNRPDRSVFVGAFAFVAGFSVLVRPDLALMGGLALIMMLVAARTWRRRVLIVVAGGLLPVAYEIFRMGYYGLLVPGTALAKDAAGDKWSQGMIYLSNFDAPYAVWVPVVLLVPLGVLLLAARRRPSFLRPALAPNYGRVARAVQSPPAAVAFVLVSGLLQALYWIRQGGDFMHGRVLLAPLFCMLAPVAVIPVAIPDGQDYSRETGYWVAGAAGALWLGVAGWSLWAANSPGMGDDATHVTYSGIVDERRFYAQATGHAHPLTAADYLGYPRMAAILTALDNTPDGALLLPSGNYIQWDLVPMAQPPPGGAGKEPQKPQHAVFFTNLGMVGMNVGLDVRVIDQIGLANPLAQHTERLTHGRIGHDKNLFPDWVIADGPWVKVYPGIPGYLDEQWVAEAVAALKCPETQAVLSSVRAPMTPRRFLSNLLHSYEFTKYRIDRVPRYELARCGLPVPPEAPPPPRE; encoded by the coding sequence TTGCCTTCGGCTAGCTCCGAACTGCAGGCCCTCAAAGCGCGCATGATGCGCAGCCGGCCGGTCGTCAGGCGGTTGGGCTGGCCGGTCTTCCCGTACACCCCGATGGTGCGGGTCAGCCTGTGGGTCAGCGTGTGGGTGGTCGGCGTCCTGTTCGCCTGGGGCGCGTGGCAGCGGCGCTGGATCGCCGACGACGGCCTGATCGTGTTGCGCACGGTGCGCAACCTGCTCGCCGGCAACGGCCCGGTCTTCAACCAGGGCGAGCGGGTGGAGGCCAACACGTCCACGGCCTGGACCTATCTGATGTACGTCGGCAGCTGGGTGGGCGGGCCGATGCGCATGGAATATGTGGCGCTGGCGCTGGCCCTGACGCTTTCGGTGGTGGGCGTGGCGCTGCTCATGCTGGGGGCCGCCCGGTTGTATGCGCCCAGCCTGCGGGGCCGCAGGGCCGTCATGCTGCCCGCCGGCGCGCTGGTCTACGTCGCGCTGCCGCCCGCGCGTGACTTCGCCACCTCGGGACTGGAGAGCGGGCTCACGCTGGCCTACCTCGGACTGCTGTGGTGGATGATGGTCTGCTGGGCGCAGCCGGTGCGCAACCGCCCGGACCGCAGCGTGTTCGTCGGCGCGTTCGCGTTCGTCGCCGGCTTCAGCGTCTTGGTCCGGCCGGATCTGGCGCTGATGGGCGGGCTGGCGCTGATCATGATGCTGGTCGCGGCGCGGACGTGGCGCCGACGGGTGTTGATCGTGGTGGCCGGTGGGTTGCTGCCGGTCGCCTACGAGATCTTCCGGATGGGCTACTACGGACTGCTGGTGCCCGGCACCGCGCTGGCCAAGGATGCGGCCGGCGACAAGTGGTCGCAGGGCATGATCTACCTCTCCAACTTCGACGCGCCCTACGCCGTATGGGTGCCGGTGGTGCTCCTCGTGCCGCTGGGGGTGCTGCTGCTGGCGGCGCGCCGCCGCCCGTCGTTCTTGCGGCCGGCGCTGGCGCCCAACTACGGCCGGGTGGCCCGGGCGGTCCAGAGCCCGCCGGCCGCCGTCGCCTTCGTTCTGGTGAGCGGTCTGCTGCAGGCGCTCTACTGGATCAGGCAGGGCGGCGACTTCATGCACGGGCGGGTGCTGCTTGCGCCGCTGTTTTGCATGCTGGCCCCGGTGGCCGTCATCCCGGTGGCCATCCCGGACGGCCAGGACTATTCGCGGGAGACGGGCTATTGGGTGGCCGGGGCGGCCGGCGCGCTCTGGCTGGGTGTGGCCGGCTGGTCGCTATGGGCGGCGAATTCACCGGGGATGGGCGACGACGCCACCCACGTCACCTATTCGGGGATCGTCGACGAGCGCCGGTTCTACGCGCAGGCCACCGGGCACGCCCATCCTTTGACCGCCGCCGACTACCTGGGCTATCCGCGGATGGCGGCCATCCTGACAGCGCTGGACAACACCCCGGACGGCGCGTTACTGCTGCCCTCGGGCAACTACATCCAATGGGACCTGGTGCCGATGGCCCAGCCGCCGCCGGGAGGCGCCGGCAAGGAGCCCCAAAAGCCCCAGCACGCAGTGTTTTTCACCAACCTCGGCATGGTGGGCATGAACGTCGGGCTCGATGTCAGGGTGATCGACCAGATCGGATTGGCGAATCCGCTTGCGCAACACACGGAACGGTTGACGCACGGCCGCATCGGGCACGACAAGAACCTGTTCCCGGACTGGGTGATCGCCGACGGCCCCTGGGTGAAGGTGTACCCGGGCATTCCCGGCTATCTGGACGAGCAGTGGGTGGCGGAGGCGGTGGCTGCCCTGAAATGCCCCGAGACCCAGGCGGTGCTGAGCTCGGTGCGCGCGCCGATGACCCCGCGCCGATTCCTGTCCAACCTGCTGCATTCCTATGAGTTCACCAAGTATCGGATCGACCGCGTGCCGCGCTACGAGCTCGCCCGGTGCGGGCTCCCGGTGCCCCCGGA
- a CDS encoding phosphatase PAP2 family protein, whose product MPEAPPSAPPTGEVAALVAVQSALAGRPGVLTAARALSHFGEHSIGWLAVAAVGALLMPKRAGDWLVAGAGAFTAHAAAVLVKRVVRRKRPHDPAVAVNVGTPSQLSFPSAHATSTTAAAILMGRITGLPLTALLVPPMALSRMLLGVHYPSDVACGIALGATVARIAVRLQGRAREVWPNE is encoded by the coding sequence ATGCCTGAAGCTCCTCCCTCGGCGCCCCCAACCGGCGAGGTGGCCGCGTTGGTGGCCGTGCAGTCGGCCCTGGCCGGTCGCCCCGGAGTGCTGACGGCGGCGCGCGCCCTGTCCCATTTCGGTGAGCACAGCATCGGCTGGCTGGCCGTGGCGGCGGTCGGCGCGCTGCTGATGCCGAAGCGCGCCGGCGACTGGTTGGTCGCCGGGGCCGGCGCGTTCACCGCGCACGCCGCCGCCGTGTTGGTCAAGCGCGTGGTGCGGCGCAAGCGGCCGCATGATCCGGCCGTCGCGGTGAACGTCGGAACCCCCAGCCAGCTGAGCTTTCCGTCAGCGCATGCCACGTCGACGACGGCCGCGGCGATCCTGATGGGCCGGATCACCGGTTTGCCGCTGACCGCCCTGTTGGTTCCCCCGATGGCGTTGTCGCGGATGCTGCTGGGGGTGCACTATCCCAGCGACGTGGCGTGCGGCATCGCCCTCGGTGCCACCGTCGCTCGAATCGCCGTCCGGCTGCAGGGCCGGGCGCGGGAGGTCTGGCCGAATGAGTGA